In a genomic window of Pedobacter sp. KBS0701:
- a CDS encoding LytTR family DNA-binding domain-containing protein, with the protein MYKCIVIDDEPHAIVGLKKYLESVPNIDLVAAYSDPYMALTEIETFKDIDLILMDIDMPNISGIELSKSIRAKTRKLIFTTGHTKYGYEAFKADADDYLLKPYTLGEFLIAINKALIKPTDYISNNISTFLVKNKDDGNRIVAIKYCDVIAVESQLNYVSIYTLNAKVTAYMSLGEMFKVLSQATGFLQFHRSFIISYNFIDYIDGNTIKMKNGLLLTVREYYKKSFTDFLNKNLIRSKNKMKTDDHK; encoded by the coding sequence ATGTATAAATGTATTGTAATTGACGATGAGCCACATGCTATTGTTGGACTGAAAAAATATTTGGAATCCGTACCGAATATCGATTTGGTAGCAGCATATAGTGATCCTTATATGGCATTAACTGAAATTGAGACATTTAAAGATATTGATTTGATTCTTATGGATATTGATATGCCTAATATTTCCGGAATTGAGTTGTCGAAATCAATTCGAGCAAAAACTAGAAAGCTTATTTTTACGACAGGTCATACTAAATATGGTTATGAAGCCTTCAAGGCTGATGCGGATGATTATCTGTTAAAGCCTTATACGCTTGGCGAGTTCCTGATCGCTATTAACAAAGCACTTATAAAACCAACAGATTATATATCCAATAACATTTCGACATTTCTTGTTAAAAACAAGGATGATGGAAATCGAATAGTTGCTATTAAATATTGTGACGTCATCGCTGTGGAAAGTCAGCTCAACTATGTGAGTATATACACGTTAAATGCAAAAGTAACCGCATACATGTCATTAGGTGAAATGTTTAAGGTTTTGAGCCAAGCTACAGGTTTTTTGCAATTTCATCGAAGTTTTATTATATCATATAATTTTATAGATTATATAGATGGAAACACCATTAAAATGAAAAATGGATTATTGCTTACTGTTCGTGAATATTACAAAAAAAGTTTTACGGATTTTTTAAATAAGAATCTGATCAGATCCAAAAATAAAATGAAAACTGATGATCATAAGTAG
- a CDS encoding LytTR family DNA-binding domain-containing protein produces the protein MYQCVIVDDEPHAIEGLKKYLSNFDRLYLSASFTNPLAALKYFESVDCVDLVLLDIDMPNINGIELSRMLRNKTKKIVFTTAHTKYGYEAFKIEADDYLLKPFTLGEFLTSMNKVFSSNGRKCNSYDKNASFLVKSKEDRYKMLNIKFSDVVAVESKMNYVMIHTLKRKILTYMTLSEVSDIFKCQPGFLRFQRSFILAEEHIEYISGNSIKMVNGCEMTVGDYYKKDFLSFVSEKLIKTKRR, from the coding sequence ATGTACCAATGCGTAATCGTTGATGATGAGCCCCACGCCATTGAGGGCTTAAAAAAATATTTGAGTAACTTCGATCGATTGTATTTATCTGCTTCGTTTACAAACCCTTTAGCAGCATTAAAATATTTCGAGTCCGTTGATTGCGTAGATCTTGTGCTATTGGATATCGATATGCCAAATATCAATGGTATCGAACTCTCCCGAATGCTCAGGAATAAAACAAAAAAAATAGTTTTCACTACTGCACATACCAAGTATGGATACGAGGCGTTCAAAATTGAAGCTGATGATTATCTTTTGAAACCTTTTACGTTAGGAGAATTCCTAACCTCTATGAATAAAGTATTCTCCTCAAATGGTCGGAAATGTAACTCTTACGATAAAAATGCTTCGTTTTTAGTCAAAAGTAAAGAAGACAGATACAAAATGCTAAATATAAAATTCTCTGATGTTGTAGCTGTAGAAAGTAAAATGAACTATGTAATGATTCATACTTTAAAACGCAAAATACTCACCTATATGACTTTGTCAGAGGTTTCAGATATATTCAAATGTCAACCAGGTTTTCTAAGATTCCAAAGGAGTTTCATTCTTGCAGAAGAACATATTGAGTACATTTCCGGTAATTCGATTAAAATGGTTAACGGTTGTGAGATGACTGTAGGTGATTATTACAAAAAAGACTTTCTTTCATTCGTTTCTGAAAAATTAATAAAAACCAAGAGGAGGTAA
- a CDS encoding sensor histidine kinase, with protein MFKRTQVEKREKEQLKELHLQNIIKQQKTEQELVKSHNSLLKAQINPHFLFNTLDFIYHTMTNNVQIASDAVIHLSRIMRFAIDSDHMGEVICLGTEIKHVETLFSLYQLRNIKTEIRLNYPPEILSLPFIPLVLLTLAENMIKHGEFSNPQQQAVIDFLYENDTLTITTRNVQSKNINIHSSKLGLNNVRKRLKYKYGKQVSLNYSILNEVFTLILNVPGIRGHHFSDDTDSR; from the coding sequence GTGTTTAAAAGGACACAGGTAGAAAAGCGCGAAAAAGAACAGTTAAAGGAGCTCCATCTGCAAAACATCATTAAACAGCAAAAAACTGAGCAGGAATTAGTAAAATCTCATAATTCGCTATTGAAAGCCCAAATAAATCCCCATTTTCTCTTCAATACCCTCGATTTTATATATCATACCATGACCAATAATGTACAGATAGCTTCTGATGCCGTGATCCATCTTTCCAGGATAATGCGTTTCGCAATCGATTCAGATCATATGGGTGAAGTAATCTGCTTGGGTACAGAGATCAAACATGTTGAAACGCTATTTTCACTGTACCAATTAAGGAATATCAAAACAGAAATAAGGTTAAACTATCCTCCAGAAATCCTTTCACTTCCATTCATCCCACTGGTATTATTGACCCTGGCAGAAAACATGATCAAGCATGGAGAATTTTCAAATCCACAGCAACAGGCAGTTATCGATTTTTTATATGAAAACGATACGTTAACTATTACCACCAGGAATGTGCAATCAAAAAACATCAATATTCATTCTAGTAAATTGGGTTTAAATAATGTGAGAAAGCGTCTTAAATATAAATACGGAAAGCAGGTTTCCTTAAACTATTCCATCCTTAACGAGGTTTTTACTTTAATCTTAAATGTTCCGGGGATTAGGGGTCATCATTTTTCAGATGATACTGATAGCCGATAG